From Zerene cesonia ecotype Mississippi chromosome 13, Zerene_cesonia_1.1, whole genome shotgun sequence, the proteins below share one genomic window:
- the LOC119831527 gene encoding uncharacterized protein LOC119831527 isoform X1: protein MSQRLNEMKWFWCFLVFYSGSAWNPVKAAPNPQNRPSTIESQAKFFQDFFSVQLSPYKIEFGHVCEDPNTWEQRYERKDYKNHRDMGKVRWGDKKGGYGEHYWDLNHAGHTDDHDNGDYDSDGQYNHDTYDEPSELSPSYESSEKQTYDESERIKRADFEKARKEIETPRGQYDQAHYANENGGEFSKKQKKPREKHHIVLVVNQREREPNRQKDMKQFVPYESRLGVRRHQNLESSVAASAPRLFFESSTGHVIDRTTGQAYMLQPVIINH, encoded by the exons ATGTCACAACGTCTCAACGAAATG aaATGGTTTTGGTGTTtccttgtattttattctggATCTGCATGGAACCCCGTCAAAGCTGCTCCGAATCCTCAAAACAGACCAAGTACTATTGAATCTCAAGCAAAATTTTTCCA GGACTTTTTCTCAGTACAGTTGAGCCCATACAAGATAGAGTTTGGTCATGTTTGCGAAGATCCGAACACGTGGGAGCAACGTTACGAGAGGaaagattataaaaaccaCAGGGACATGGGAAAA GTTCGTTGGGGCGACAAGAAAGGAGGATATGGAGAACATTATTGGGATCTAAATCACGCAGGTCACACAGACGACCATGATAATGGTGATTACGATTCTGATGGTCAATATAACCATGACACGTATGATGAACCCAGTGAACTATCGCCTTCATATGAATCTagtgaaaaacaaacatacgaCGAAAGTGAACGTATAAAGAGGGCTGATTTTGAAAAAGCGCGAAAAGAAATAGAAACACCGAGAGGTCAATATGATCAAGCACATTACGCTAATGAAAACGGCGGAGaatttagtaaaaaacaaaagaaaccaAGGGAGAAACACCACATAGTGTTAGTGGTAAACCAAAGAGAAAGAGAGCCTAATAGACAAAAGGATATGAAGCAGTTCGTGCCCTACGAGAGTCGTTTAGGAGTTAGACGTCATCAAAATCTAGAAAGTTCCGTAGCTGCATCAGCTCCAAGGCTTTTCTTTGAATCGTCCACGGGTCATGTAATAGATAGAACTACTGGTCAAGCGTATATGTTACAGCCAGTTATCATTAATCATTag
- the LOC119831233 gene encoding uncharacterized protein LOC119831233, whose product MLLEENKIFRFHSDTIDVVRREINLSQEEDMREAIKILREWVHIQPHFKIKDFPDSYLERWIVASKGSVEKAKSRLDRMCTIRTLIPHYFIETDVTRDFNDIFDKVIPVICPKLTKEHHRVIVTKSLVSDADAEFLTKFYKYSIYICELLRRYDYGMGLHSVYDVQSLDIVKLMTKINVVEFRNILTILLEGYGMRVKGIHIIIQSKSIELLLNIAKTILKPKIISRIHVHKSYEELHEIIGKDVIPIEFGGNERSIFELHDDLIEVASTKEFKEWYSTMLNARTDEELRPNGKFNEEYAGTPGTFRMLNLD is encoded by the exons ATGTTGCTagaggaaaataaaatatttcgttttcaTTCGGACACGATCGATGTGGTCAGGAGAGAGATTAACTTGTCACAAGAAGAAGATATGAGAGAAGCCATTAAGATTCTTAGGGAATGGGTGCACATACAGCCGCACTTCAAGATAAAAGACTTCC CTGATTCATATTTAGAGAGATGGATTGTTGCGTCCAAAGGGTCGGTGGAGAAGGCGAAATCACGCCTGGACAGAATGTGTACCATACGAACTCTAATACCCCATTATTTTATAGAGACTGACGTGACTAGGGATTTTAACGATATATTTGACAAAGT CATTCCTGTCATCTGTCCAAAGCTTACCAAGGAACACCATAGAGTTATCGTTACAAAGTCTCTAGTAAGTGACGCTGACGCAGAATTTTTAAcgaagttttataaatacagcATATAc ATCTGTGAACTTTTGAGAAGATACGATTATGGGATGGGTCTTCATTCCGTCTACGACGTGCAGTCACTAGATATAGTTAAATTGATGACAAAGATAAATGTAGTCGAATTCAGAAATATTTTGACCATTCTTCTG gAGGGATATGGTATGAGAGTTAAgggtatacatataataatacagtcAAAAAGCATTGAACTGTTACTTAACATCGCCAAAACAATTCTAAAACCTAAGATAATTAGTCGTATACACGTTCATAAGTCGTATGAAGAACTACACGAGATTATTGGCAAAGACGTGATACCAATCGAATTTGGAGGAAATGAAAGATCTATTTTTGAACTCCATG ATGATCTCATAGAAGTGGCATCAACGAAAGAATTCAAGGAATGGTATTCCACCATGTTAAACGCGCGAACAGATGAAGAACTTCGACCTAATGGAAAGTTCAACGAGGAATATGCTGGAACACCTGGAACATTCAGAATGCTAAATTTAGACTAA
- the LOC119831238 gene encoding uncharacterized protein LOC119831238, translating to MKQVINVLKEWVKMQPHFKKKDFADSYLERCIVASKGSVEKAKIRLDKICTMRTLMPEFFENIDIAKDCKELFDTVILTICPKLTKEHQRVFVIKTYRNVTHSNLITLFYKYGVYQGYGLKIKGIHIVSDSKGVDIFVNIIKQLLKTKLASRISTHKTFEEVHDIVGKEVLPVELGGYEKSIKEIHDDWLSELSKKENIDYMREMNKAGVDVTLRPRHNLNDDYVGMPGTFRVLSVD from the exons atgaaacaagttattaatgttttgaagGAATGGGTGAAGATGCAACCGCACTTTAAGAAGAAAGATTTTG CCGATTCTTATCTGGAGAGATGCATCGTGGCATCTAAAGGGTCAGTAGAGAAGGCGAAAATTCGTTTGGACAAAATTTGCACCATGAGAACTCTAATGCCTGAATTCTTCGAAAATATCGATATAgcgaaagattgtaaggaACTGTTTGATACAGT CATCTTGACCATCTGCCCGAAATTAACGAAGGAACATCAAAGAGTCTTCGTAATTAAAACCTACAGGAATGTTACTCACTCAAATCTAATTactttgttttacaaatatgGAGTATAT CAAGGGTATGGcctaaaaataaaaggtaTTCATATAGTATCAGATTCCAAAGGCGTTGATATTTTTGTCAATATCATCAAGCAATTATTAAAGACCAAGCTGGCCAGTCGAATTTCGACTCATAAGACGTTTGAGGAGGTACATGACATTGTAGGAAAAGAGGTGTTACCAGTAGAATTGGGAGGATACGAAAAATCTATCAAAGAAATTCATG ATGACTGGCTGTCTGAATTatcaaagaaagaaaatatcgaTTATATGCGTGAAATGAACAAGGCAGGTGTTGATGTAACGCTTCGGCCAAGACACAATCTCAACGATGATTACGTCGGTATGCCCGGAACCTTTAGAGTTTTAAGTGTAGactaa
- the LOC119831527 gene encoding uncharacterized protein LOC119831527 isoform X2 has product MSQRLNEMKWFWCFLVFYSGSAWNPVKAAPNPQNRPSTIESQAKFFQYRQMPTSEDFDQGHRLGSEDHFTERHERSRPSSGLFNAKVRWGDKKGGYGEHYWDLNHAGHTDDHDNGDYDSDGQYNHDTYDEPSELSPSYESSEKQTYDESERIKRADFEKARKEIETPRGQYDQAHYANENGGEFSKKQKKPREKHHIVLVVNQREREPNRQKDMKQFVPYESRLGVRRHQNLESSVAASAPRLFFESSTGHVIDRTTGQAYMLQPVIINH; this is encoded by the exons ATGTCACAACGTCTCAACGAAATG aaATGGTTTTGGTGTTtccttgtattttattctggATCTGCATGGAACCCCGTCAAAGCTGCTCCGAATCCTCAAAACAGACCAAGTACTATTGAATCTCAAGCAAAATTTTTCCA GTATAGGCAGATGCCTACTTCGGAGGATTTTGACCAAGGCCACCGATTGGGCAGTGAGGACCACTTCACTGAAAGGCATGAACGATCAAGACCTTCATCTGGATTATTCAATGCTAAA GTTCGTTGGGGCGACAAGAAAGGAGGATATGGAGAACATTATTGGGATCTAAATCACGCAGGTCACACAGACGACCATGATAATGGTGATTACGATTCTGATGGTCAATATAACCATGACACGTATGATGAACCCAGTGAACTATCGCCTTCATATGAATCTagtgaaaaacaaacatacgaCGAAAGTGAACGTATAAAGAGGGCTGATTTTGAAAAAGCGCGAAAAGAAATAGAAACACCGAGAGGTCAATATGATCAAGCACATTACGCTAATGAAAACGGCGGAGaatttagtaaaaaacaaaagaaaccaAGGGAGAAACACCACATAGTGTTAGTGGTAAACCAAAGAGAAAGAGAGCCTAATAGACAAAAGGATATGAAGCAGTTCGTGCCCTACGAGAGTCGTTTAGGAGTTAGACGTCATCAAAATCTAGAAAGTTCCGTAGCTGCATCAGCTCCAAGGCTTTTCTTTGAATCGTCCACGGGTCATGTAATAGATAGAACTACTGGTCAAGCGTATATGTTACAGCCAGTTATCATTAATCATTag